One region of Penaeus vannamei isolate JL-2024 chromosome 36, ASM4276789v1, whole genome shotgun sequence genomic DNA includes:
- the LOC138859499 gene encoding spidroin-1-like: protein MRFISHECNAAQDDAADALALRLSTAGWRLPFARLRAGSDPLPGAKGWLCGRGGGGSVGVGAAAVCGRGGGGGVGVGVAATAVWGRGGSGGVGAWGRRRCGRGGCGDGGVGAWGQRRCGGVGAAAVWAWGLRRRRCGGVGAAAVWGRGGGGGVGVGVAATAVWGRGGSGGVGAWGRRRCGRGGCGDGGVGAWGQRRCGGVGAAAVWAWGLRRRRCGGVGAAAVWGRGGGGGVGVGVAATAVWGRGGSGGVGAWGRRRCGRGGCGDGGVGAWGQRRCGGVGAAAVWAWGLRRRRCGGVGAAAVWGRGGGGECNAAQDVAADALALRLSTAGWRLPFARLRAGSDPLPGAKGWLVTHQLVPPPPSLFSFRERLILRHGS from the exons ATGAGGTTTATATCGCAcg AGTGTAATGCGGCTCAAGACGACGCTGCAGACGCCTTAGCTCTCAGATTATCCACAGCCGGTTGGCGTCTCCCCTTCGCCAGGCTTCGAGCCGGAAGTGACCCTCTTCCCGGTGCCAAGGGATGGCTC tgtgggcgtgggggcggcggtagtgtgggcgtgggggcggcggcggtgtgtgggcgtgggggcggcggcggtgtgggcgtgggggttgcGGCGACGGcggtgtgggggcgtgggggcagcggcggtgtgggggcgtgggggcggcggcggtgtgggcgtgggggttgcGGCGACGGcggtgtgggggcgtgggggcagcggcggtgtgggggcgtgggggcggcggcggtgtgggcgtgggggttgcGGCGACGGcggtgtgggggcgtgggggcagcggcggtgtgggggcgtgggggcggcggcggtgtgggcgtgggggttgcGGCGACGGcggtgtgggggcgtgggggcagcggcggtgtgggggcgtgggggcggcggcggtgtgggcgtgggggttgcGGCGACGGcggtgtgggggcgtgggggcagcggcggtgtgggggcgtgggggcggcggcggtgtgggcgtgggggttgcGGCGACGGcggtgtgggggcgtgggggcagcggcggtgtgggggcgtgggggcggcggcggtgtgggcgtgggggttgcGGCGACGGcggtgtgggggcgtgggggcagcggcggtgtgggggcgtgggggcggcggcggtgtgggcgtgggggttgcGGCGACGGcggtgtgggggcgtgggggcagcggcggtgtgggggcgtgggggcggcggcggtgtgggcgtgggggttgcGGCGACGGcggtgtgggggcgtgggggcagcggcggtgtgggggcgtgggggcggcggcg AGTGTAATGCGGCTCAAGACGTCGCTGCAGACGCCTTAGCTCTCAGATTATCCACAGCCGGTTGGCGTCTCCCCTTCGCCAGGCTTCGAGCCGGAAGTGACCCTCTTCCCGGTGCCAAGGGATGGCTCGTAACGCATCAACTTGTTCCTCCTCCGCCGTCTCTGTTCAGCTTCCGAGAACGACTCATCCTCCGCCATGGATCCTGA